The Mucilaginibacter gracilis genomic interval CATTAGGTTTTTATTTAAACCGCAAAAAACTATCGTGGGTAATTTATGGTGTGATGACGGCCGGCTTCCTAATTATGCTCATCCCATCAATTAACGCCGAAGTTAGCGGCAGCCCTGCCCTTGCACATATGGGCATAAGCCAACCCGGCGGCGCAATGGAGGGTAAAGAAACCCGCTTTGGCCCGGCAGCATCTGCTTATTGGGGTATATGTACAACGGTAACATCAAATGGTTCGGTAAACGCCATGCACGATAGCATGATGCCAATATCCGGCATGAGCCAAATGTTTGATATGATGATTAATGCCTTTTATGGTGGCGTGGGCGTAGGTTATTTAAACTTCTACATCTTTATCATCATCGCTGTGTTTATTTCGGGCTTAATGGTAGGCCGCACGCCCGAGTTTATGGGGCGCAAAATTGAGGCCCGCGAAATGAAGATAGCTTCGCTGATAGCTTTATTGCACCCCTTTTTAATATTGGTTGGCACAGCCGCAGCATCATATGCGCTGGTACATTTCCCTAATATTGATTGGGCCGAAAAACCGTCGGCATGGTTGGCTAACCCAAGCTTTCACGGCTTTTCCGAAATGCTTTACCAATTTACTTCAAGCTCGGCCAACAACGGTTCTGGCTACGAAGGTTTAGGCGATAACTCCATTTTTTGGAACGTAGGTGCAGGCATAGTGATGTTTATCGGCAGGTTTTTACCAATTATAGGCCCGGTTGCCATTGCAGGTTTGCTGGCTAATAAAAAATTCATACCACAATCTGCCGGTACTTTAAAAAGCGATAGTGTAACGTTTGGCATCATGATATTTGCGGTAATATTTATTGTTGCTGCGCTATCATTCTTCCCTGCGCTTGCACTTGGTCCAATTGCCGAACACGTTTCTATCAAATAATTACAACTAAGAAAATGAAATCAACTCAAAATACTTTGTTTCAGGGCGATCAGGTAAGGGAGGCTTTAAAGCAATCCGTTATCAAACTTGATCCCCGCATATTGGTGCGCAACCCCGTAATGTTTACGGTTGAAATTGGCACCGTGGTAATGCTTGTAGTAACCGCATATTCGGTTGCAAACAAGGGTCAGGGCGGTTTTGGCTATAACCTGGCTGTGTTTATAGTTTTATTACTCACCGTATTGTTTGCCAACTTTGCCGAAGCCATTGCCGAGGCCCGTGGTAAAGCACAAGCCGAAAGCTTACGCAAAACCCGCGAAGAAACACCTGCCCGCTTACTGGTAAACGGTAAGGAAGAAAAGGTAATGTCGAGCCAGTTAAAAAAAGGTGATGTGTTTATTTGCGAAACAGGCGATAATATACCAACCGACGGCGAAATTATTGAAGGTATAGCCACAATTGATGAATCGGCCATTACCGGCGAATCTGCCCCGGTAATCCGCGAGTCTGGCGGTGATAAATCATCAGTTACCGGTGGTACCAAAGTATTATCCGACAGGATAAAAGTAATGGTAACCACCCAACCTGGCGAAAGCTTTTTAGATAAAATGATAGCCCTGGTTGAAGGTGCATCGCGCCAAAAAACACCTAACGAAATTGCCCTTACCATTTTACTGGCTGGCTTTACGCTGATATTTGTTATTGTATGCGTTACGCTGCAACCCTTTGCCGAATATGCTAACACCCCGATTACCATAGCGGCTTTTATTTCCCTGTTTGTTTGTTTGATACCTACCACTATCGGTGGCCTTTTATCGGCCATCGGTATTGCAGGTATGGATAGGGCGTTGCGTGCCAACGTAATCACAAAATCGGGCAAGGCGGTTGAAACTGCCGGCGATTTAGATACCCTGTTGCTTGATAAAACCGGCACCATAACCATAGGTAACCGTAAAGCCACAAACTTTTACCCTGCCCATGGGGTTGATGAGGTTGCTTTTACAAGGGCCTGCATATTAAGCTCCCTGGCCGACGAAACTCCCGAAGGTAAATCAATTGTTGAACTGGCCGAGCAATCAAAAAACATGCTTTCGGTTAAGGCTCCAAAAGATTCGGTATTTATTAAGTTTACTGCCGAAACCCGCTCAAGCGGTTTAGATACGCCCGATGGTTTGCGCATCCGTAAAGGCGCCTTTGATTCTATCCGTAACATCGCCGAAAAGGCCGGTAACGTGTTCCCTTCCGAAACTGCCGATCAGGTTCGCGCCATATCGTCTAAAGGTGGTACACCACTGGTAGTATCAGAAAACGAACAGATTTTGGGTGTGATTGAATTGCAGGATATTATTAAACCCGGCATTGCCGAACGTTTTGAGCGCCTGCGCAAAATGGGTGTTAAAACCGTAATGGTAACTGGTGATAACCCGCTTACTGCCAAGTTTATTGCCGAAAAGGCCGGTGTTGACGATTTTATTGCCGAAGCCAAGCCCGAAGATAAAATGAATTACATTAAACGCGAGCAACAAGGCGGCAAGCTGGTAGCCATGATGGGCGACGGTACAAACGATGCCCCTGCACTGGCACAGGCCGATGTTGGTGTGGCCATGAACAGCGGTACACAAGCCGCCAAAGAAGCCGGTAACATGGTTGACTTGGACAACGACCCTACTAAACTGATTGAGATTGTTGAAATAGGAAAACAATTGCTCATGACCCGCGGAACGCTTACCACGTTTTCGATAGCTAACGATGTGGCTAAGTATTTTGCCATAGTGCCGGCCTTGTTTATGGTATCAATACCTGCCTTAAAGGCTTTAAATATTATGGGTTTGCACAGCCCGCAATCGGCCATACTGTCGGCAGTAATATTTAACGCCATTATAATACCTTTACTTATACCATTAGCCTTAAAGGGTGTTGAGTATAAGCCTATTGGTGCAAGCGCATTGTTGCGTCGCAACCTGTTTATTTATGGTTTTGGCGGGGTAATTATACCATTTATAGGTATCAAATTGATTGACCTTGCCGTAACCCTATTTATTTAAGAATTTAATTTTAATTAATCATGAAAGCATATTTTTTGCCATCCCTTAAAATCACTATCATACTTATAGTATTGATGGGAGGCGTGTACCCTTTATTAATTTCGCTGGTTGGTAAACTAACCCCCGGCGGTGGCGATGGCCAAACCATTACAGTAAACGGTAAAGTAGTAGGCTACGCTAATGTTGGCCAAAAGTTTACTAAAGACGAGTACTTTTGGTCGCGCCCGTCAGCGGTTGATTACCATGCCGATGGTTCTGCCGGCTCAAACAAGGGCCCAAACAATCCCGATTATTTAAAGGATGTTGAGGGTCGTATCCAAAACTTTTTAAAACATAACCCAGGCGTAACCCGCAGCCAAATCCCATCAGAAATGGTTACAGCATCGGGCAGCGGTCTTGATCCGGATATATCGCCAGATGGTGCCAAGGTACAGGCTGCCCGTATAGCTAAAGTGCGCAACCTGCCTGTTGCGGGTGTTTTGGCACTGGTTAACCAGCATGTTGAGCAACCCTGGTTAGGCATATTTGGCCCATCAAAAGTAAACGTGCTGAAATTGAACGTTGCGCTGGATGCAATGGCTAAAAAGTAAAAAATGTCCTTTTGAGTGGTAGTGAGAAATCTTTTGCGAGCGACAAGTCTACAGTACAGACCCCATCTCACGCAAAAGATTTCTCCTTTAGGTTGAAATGAGTGATCTGATATAAAAATGGAAAAAGAAGAATCGGTGCAACACTTTCTCGAATTGATTAAAAGATCACGCCGGGGAAAGTTTAAAATATACATTGGTATGAGCGCCGGGGTAGGCAAAACCTACCGCATGCTGCTTGAGGCCCAGGCCCTGCTGCGTAGCGGTATCGACGTGAAAATAGGTTACGTTGAAACCCATAAACGGCTTGAAACCGAGGCCCAACTAACAGGCTTGCCAATTATACCGCGCCGCAAATTGTTTTACAAAGGCAAAGAGCTGGAAGAAATGGATTTAAAGTCCATTATTAGTACCCATCCGGATGTTGTTGTGGTTGACGAGCTGGCACACACCAACATTGAAGGCAGCCCTAACGAAAAACGCTGGCAGGATGTTGTTGAAATTTTAAACGCCGGTATTAATGTAATAAGCGCAGTAAACATTCAGCATATTGAAAGTTTGAACGAGGAGGTGGAGAAGATAACCGGCGTTACAATAAACGAACGCATACCCGACAGTATTTTGCAACTGGCAGACGAGGTGGTTAATATTGACCTTACCGCCGACGAACTGATAGACCGCCTTAAAGCCGGAAAAATATACGACGAGCGAAAAATACCAACCGCGCTAAATAACTTTTTCCAGGCCGAGCGCATTTTACAACTGCGCGAACTGGCCCTTAAAGAAGTGGCCCACCAGGTTGAGCGTAAAATTGATATTGAGGTACCTAAAAATATAAAGCTGCGGCCCGAGTTATTGATGGCCTGCATTAGCACCAATGAAGAAACGGCTAAAGTTATCATCCGTAAAACGGCGCGGCTGGCATCATACTACCGCTCAAAATGGTATGTGCTGTACGTGCAAACTGATGGCGAAAGCAGCGATAAAATTAACCTGGCATCGCAAAGGCACCTTATCAATAATTTTAAACTGGCAACCCAGTTAGGCGGCGAGTTGCTGAAGGTTAAAAGCAATAATATTGCTAAAACAATTTGGCAAGCCGCCGAAGAACATGGTGTTACCACCATTTGCCTTGGCAAACCACAGTTTAAATTTTACCAGCTTATTTTAAAAACGGCTGTATTTACCCAATTATTAAACAAAATGTCGAAAACCCATATCGATATTGTAATACTATCATAACATGAGCATTAAAAATAAACTTCGCGCCGGTATAAGCTTTCTGTTTTTACTGGCCCTGCTATGTTCGGGCCTTGCAGCTTACTATCTGCAACAGTTATCAAACGATTCTAAAGCTATTTTAAAAGATAATTACAACACCCTCAATTACCTTAAAAATATAAGCAGTGAGTTAGATGCACCTTTAACCCCGGCAAGTTTAAAAGTAATAAGCACCAACCTAACGGCCCAGGAGCACAACATAACCGAGCCCGGCGAAAAACAGCTAACCAGCTCGTTGCGAAGTTTATATAACAGCTATCAGCTTTCGGCCAACAACCCGGTGCAAGCCGCACAACTCGCCGTTAAGATGCGTAACACTATCAACACCATCATGACCATTAATATGGACGCCATTAGGCTCAAAGATGCCAAAGCTAGTGATACAGCCAAGCACGCCTTAATTATAATTGCCCTTATCGGTTCGTTTTGCTTTTTAATCAGCTTTAGCTTTATGGTTAATTTTCCGGGGTATATAGCTACGCCAATCCGCGAGTTAACGCAAAGCATATTGCAAATAGCAAACAAAAACTATAGCAAACGCCTGGTTTTTAACTCGAAAGACGAGTATGGCGAGCTTGCCGATGCCTTTAACCAAATGGCCAAAAAACTAAGCGAATATGAAACCAGCAACCTAGCTAACGTGCTTTTTGAAAAAAGGCGCATAGAAACCATTATCAACTCCATGCACGATGCCCTGATAGGGGTTGACGATAAGCAAACCATTATTTTTGCCAACGATGTAGCCTGCAACTTAATTGGCCTCCCTAAAGATAAACTGATTAACGAGTTTGCCCCGCACATAGCCGAAGAAAACGATTTGCTGCGCAATATACTGGTAACCGATAACCGCAAAATGAAAATATTTGCCGACGGCCAGGAGAGCTATTTTACCAAAGAAGTGCTTGATGTTACCAATGATGCCCGCTTTATTGGCAAGGTTATTATTTTGAAAAACATTACCGAGTTTCAGCAATTGGATGAGGCAAAAACCAACTTTATAGCCACCATATCGCACGAACTTAAAACGCCTATATCATCAATAAAAATGAGCTTAAAACTGCTGGAAGATGATAGGGTAGGGCAGGTGAATACCGAGCAGCGATCGTTGTTAGAAAACATTGAGGACGATACCCGCCGCCTGCTGCATATTACCGGAGAATTATTGGACATGGGCCAGCTTGAAACCGGTAAAATACAACTTAACTTTGGCAGCACACACCCGCAAAACATTGTTGACTATGCCGTTAAGGCCGTTAAGTTTATTGCCGACCAGCGCCACGTTACCATTAAAGTTAAATGCGATGCAACGTTGCCAAACGTGCGGGCCGACTTGGATAAATCAACCTGGGTGCTAATAAACCTGCTCTCCAACGCCATAAAATACAGCCGCGAAAATGCCGAGGTTGACCTAACTGTTGAAAAACATAAAAAAGACAGCATTTACTTTTCGGTAACAGACCATGGGCAGGGTATTGAACACAAATACCTTTCGCGCATTTTCGACAGGTACTTTAAAATACCAGGTGCCACAACCGAGCAAACCGGTACCGGCCTTGGCCTTGCTATAGCAAAAGATTTTATTGAGGCCCAGGCCGGCAAAATAAGCGTTGAAAGCGAAATGGGCGAAGGAAGCAAATTTTGCTTTTGGCTACCCATTGGCTAAACCACAACAATCTGCTTTTTGTATGGCCGGGTTGATGTAGGTTAAAAATGAGGGAAAACTACGTCATTAATAACTAAGCGATCTCCGCGTAGCGCAAACCGGCTTGCAGAATAGCCCTATGTGGAGATTGCTTAGTTCCTTATAATTGACGCGGTTGTGAAGTTTGGTCTACTGTTTTTACTCCAAACTTTTACCGCGCATGGCGGTGCCAATAGCCTGGTCCATCAGGCGTTCGGCAAAGGGGCGGGTAAACTCGTTCAGCTCGTCTATAGCTTTGTGTATAATGTCTTTATCGCCGGTGGTTAGGCTTTCCTTTAGGGTGTTGAGCAGTTTGGTGGTGTCGGTAATTTCGCTAACGGTTAGCCAGCTTGTGTTTTTTTCTATAAAGTTTTTTACGGTGTAAACCATTTGTTCGCCTTCGGTGCGGGCCTCAATTAACATGCGCTGGGCCACGTCGTCTTTGGCGTGAGTTATGCTGTCCATTAGCATTTGTTCAACCAAATCGTCGGTAATGCCGTAGGCGGGTTTAACTTCAACCTCTTGTTTTACACCGCTGCGCAGCTCAATAGCCTGTATCTTTAAAATGCCATCGGCGTTAAGCAAAAAGTTAATATCCACTTTGGGGAAACCGGCAGGCATAGATGGGATACCCTTCAGGTCAAACTCGGCCAGTTTACGGTTCTCTTTAATTAAATCGCGCTCGCCCTGGTAAACGGCAATTTTCATGTTCACCTGCCCATCTATTGATGTGGTGTACTGCCTGCCAGCCTTGGTTGGTATTTTGGTGTTGCGCGGAATAATTACATCCATTAAACCACCCATTGTTTCAATACCTAACGATAGCGGGGTAACATCCAGCAACAAAATATCGCTCCGGTTGCCGGCCAAAACATCGGCCTGTATGGCGGCACCAAGGGCAACCACCTCGTCGGGGTTAACCTCGTCGTGCAGTTTGCGGCCAAAAAATTCCGAAACCATTTTTTTAACCAGCGCCGTGCGCGTGCTGCCGCCAACCATCACCACCTCGTCAATTTGGTTAATGCTAAGGTTAGCATCGGCCAGGGCGCTTTTGCAACTGTTAATGGTTAGTACAACCTTGGGCAAAATAAGTGCCTCAAAGGTTTGCTTATCAATGGTGCACCAAATATCGCCCACCTTTTGGTTAAAAATACTTTGATGGCTGAAAGATATTTTAGCCTCTTCGGCCTTGAGCCTTAATTCCTGTAAAAGTTCGCGGTTGGCTAACAAAGCGGCACGGTCAAGCTTGTTTTGTTCAATCCAGTAATCTAAAATGGCGCGGTCAAAATCGTCGCCGCCTAAAAAGGTATCGCCGTTGGTGGCCAGCACCTCAAAAATACCGTTCTGTATTTGCAGTATCGAAACATCAAAGGTGCCGCCGCCCAAATCGTAAACTGCAATAGTTTTAGTTTCGGATGGGTCGAGCCCGATGCCGTAGGCTAAACTTGCCGCCGTAGGTTCGTTAACAATCCGCAGCACATCAAGGCCGGCAAGCTTACCGGCATCGCGTGTGGCCTGCCGTTGCGAATCGTTAAAATAAGCCGGCACGGTAACTACAGCGCGGTTAACGGGCGTTTTAAGCGCGTGTTCGGCACGCTCTTTCAGTTCCTTTAATATCAGGCCAGAAAGCTCGATGGGCGTATAAAATTTATCGCCGACTTTAATTTTTACAAGGCTCTCGCTGTTATCGTCAATTACTTTGTAGCTAAAAAAATCTTTATGTTTTTCAATATCATGGTACGAGCGGCCCAGCAGGCGCTTAACCGAGAATATGGTATTTTGCGGATCGGTTAGTAAAAAGTTTTTGGCTTCGTTGCCAACGCTAATTTCCCCGGCAGGGCCAAAGTGGACAATAGATGGCACCAAAACGCCCTTGCCCATATCGTTTATAACCTTGGGTTGCTTATCAGGATCAATAAAAGCCACCAGCGAATTGGTGGTGCCCAAGTCGATACCAACAATGATCTCTTCTTTTTGCAGTGAGCCTGTTGCCAGGTTGATAGAAATTTTAGCCATAACTAATTAACAAGCCGCAAATGTATACAGTTTTTGGCTATGGCGTGTCATGGTAATTTACGTTTTTGTGGGGTTTTTAAGTCCGGCTTTTTCCAGAGTTAAGATATAGGTAAGCATATTATCCACACCATCGTGACTGTTGTCGTAAGACCCATCACTGAGCTCGAAACCAAGTTTTTGCAATACCGCTACCGATCTTGCATTGTTTGCCGAAGGGAATGCCATTATAGCTTTTGCCCCAACTTGCGTAAAGCCAAATTGTAAAACTTCGGTTATGGCTTCGGTAATAATGCCCTTGCCCTGGTAGTCGGGCAGTAGTTCGTACCCAAGCTCAATGCTTTGGTTGGCTTCGTCAATATTCCAAAAGCATAGGGTGCCAATTAACAAATCCTCACTTTTTAAGGTAATGGCCCAGTAAAAGCTATGGCCGTTTTGTGTGAGTGTAATTATTTTTTGTATAAAGGCCAAAGCATCCGCCACGCCGGTTGATGCTGGCCGGTCGATATACCGGTTCACTTCGGGGTTGGCCCTCAACTCGTGTATTTGCGGGGCATCGGTAGGTCTAAGCTGCCTTAGTATAAGCCTTTGGGTAGTTAGCTGCGGAAAGGTTGAAAACTTTAAATTTAGCATGGCATCTATTCAATTTGTACTATTGGTACAATACTTAGCGGCCTTTTTTTGCCGAATAACATCTTCATCTAATTTTCACTTAAAATATGTTATTTTCACCAATCAATAAACACTAATGCGATACCTAATTAAGCCAACCTTACTATTATTGCTTGTAACAACTGCCACCACTTTAAGGGCCCAGCAGTTTGGCGGTAACCCACCGCAAATAAAATGGCGACAAGTTAATACACCCGCAGCAAGGGTGATATTTCCGGCGGGGATGGATTCGGCAGGTATCCGGATAGCCAATATCATCAGCCAAATGAACAGCCGCATACAGGCTACCATTGGCGGCAAGCAAAAGCAAATTAGTATAGTATTGCAAAACCAAACCACGCAATCAAACGGGTATGTGGGTTTGGCGCCCTTTAGGAGCGAATTTTATTTAACGCCCGATCAGAACAATTTTGAACTGGGCAGCTTGCGCTGGACAGACCAATTAGCCGTGCACGAGTTTAGGCACGTGCAGCAATTTAATAATTTTGATGTCGGCCTTTCGCACGCGTTGCGCGTAATATTTGGCGAAGGCGGCCAGGCCGTTGGTAACGAATTAAGCATACCTAACTGGTTTTTTGAGGGCGATGCCGTTTTTAACGAAACCTACGTTACCACTCAGGGTAGGGGCAGGCTACCTTACTTTTTTAACGGTTACCGCGCACTTTGGGCCGCCGGGAAAAATTACAGCTACATGAAACTGCGCAACGGCAGTTACCGCGATTACGTGCCCGACCATTACCCGTTGGGCTACATGCTGGTGAGCTACGGCCGCGAAAAATATGGCGATGATTTCTGGAAAAACGTAACGCACGATGCGGCATCGTTAACCAAATTTTATCCGATGCAGAGTGCTATTAAAAAGTATTCCTGGAAGAGTTTTGGGGAATTTAGGGACAGTGCATTTTATCATTACAAAACAGAATTTAACAGTGACGGACACAATGGCCCTCACATACAAAAATTTGCCTTTTTAAATAAAAAGGACAACCGGCACTTCATCGCCGACCAGGAATACCCGGCCTATGTAGACGATAACACCATCATCTATAACAAAAGTACTTACAATCATCCCCCGGTATTTGTAATTAATAAGGATGGTGTTGAGCGTACTATTACAGGTCGTAATTTCTCATTGGATAGTTATTTTGATTATCACGATGGTAAAATAGTTTATGCATCGTACCGGCCCGACTTGCGGTGGAGTTACCGCGATTACGAAGAAATTACCCTTGTTGATGTACAAACCGGGCAGGAAACACGCATCACCAAAGGTACCAAATATTTTTCGCCGTCCATCAGCGCAGATGGTAAGCGCATAGTGGCCGTTAGGGTAACTCCCGACGGTAAAAATGAGCTGCATATTTTGGATATGAGCGGCAAGGTATTAACCGTTATTGCCAATAGCCAAAACCTGTTTTATACCTACCCCAAATTTTATGGCGATAAAATAATTGCCGCAGTACGCAAAGCAGATGGCACCATGAGTATAGCCATGATAGACCCTGCAAACGGCAATACCGAGTAT includes:
- the kdpB gene encoding potassium-transporting ATPase subunit KdpB, which translates into the protein MKSTQNTLFQGDQVREALKQSVIKLDPRILVRNPVMFTVEIGTVVMLVVTAYSVANKGQGGFGYNLAVFIVLLLTVLFANFAEAIAEARGKAQAESLRKTREETPARLLVNGKEEKVMSSQLKKGDVFICETGDNIPTDGEIIEGIATIDESAITGESAPVIRESGGDKSSVTGGTKVLSDRIKVMVTTQPGESFLDKMIALVEGASRQKTPNEIALTILLAGFTLIFVIVCVTLQPFAEYANTPITIAAFISLFVCLIPTTIGGLLSAIGIAGMDRALRANVITKSGKAVETAGDLDTLLLDKTGTITIGNRKATNFYPAHGVDEVAFTRACILSSLADETPEGKSIVELAEQSKNMLSVKAPKDSVFIKFTAETRSSGLDTPDGLRIRKGAFDSIRNIAEKAGNVFPSETADQVRAISSKGGTPLVVSENEQILGVIELQDIIKPGIAERFERLRKMGVKTVMVTGDNPLTAKFIAEKAGVDDFIAEAKPEDKMNYIKREQQGGKLVAMMGDGTNDAPALAQADVGVAMNSGTQAAKEAGNMVDLDNDPTKLIEIVEIGKQLLMTRGTLTTFSIANDVAKYFAIVPALFMVSIPALKALNIMGLHSPQSAILSAVIFNAIIIPLLIPLALKGVEYKPIGASALLRRNLFIYGFGGVIIPFIGIKLIDLAVTLFI
- a CDS encoding K(+)-transporting ATPase subunit C — translated: MKAYFLPSLKITIILIVLMGGVYPLLISLVGKLTPGGGDGQTITVNGKVVGYANVGQKFTKDEYFWSRPSAVDYHADGSAGSNKGPNNPDYLKDVEGRIQNFLKHNPGVTRSQIPSEMVTASGSGLDPDISPDGAKVQAARIAKVRNLPVAGVLALVNQHVEQPWLGIFGPSKVNVLKLNVALDAMAKK
- a CDS encoding sensor protein KdpD — protein: MEKEESVQHFLELIKRSRRGKFKIYIGMSAGVGKTYRMLLEAQALLRSGIDVKIGYVETHKRLETEAQLTGLPIIPRRKLFYKGKELEEMDLKSIISTHPDVVVVDELAHTNIEGSPNEKRWQDVVEILNAGINVISAVNIQHIESLNEEVEKITGVTINERIPDSILQLADEVVNIDLTADELIDRLKAGKIYDERKIPTALNNFFQAERILQLRELALKEVAHQVERKIDIEVPKNIKLRPELLMACISTNEETAKVIIRKTARLASYYRSKWYVLYVQTDGESSDKINLASQRHLINNFKLATQLGGELLKVKSNNIAKTIWQAAEEHGVTTICLGKPQFKFYQLILKTAVFTQLLNKMSKTHIDIVILS
- a CDS encoding TolB family protein; this translates as MRYLIKPTLLLLLVTTATTLRAQQFGGNPPQIKWRQVNTPAARVIFPAGMDSAGIRIANIISQMNSRIQATIGGKQKQISIVLQNQTTQSNGYVGLAPFRSEFYLTPDQNNFELGSLRWTDQLAVHEFRHVQQFNNFDVGLSHALRVIFGEGGQAVGNELSIPNWFFEGDAVFNETYVTTQGRGRLPYFFNGYRALWAAGKNYSYMKLRNGSYRDYVPDHYPLGYMLVSYGREKYGDDFWKNVTHDAASLTKFYPMQSAIKKYSWKSFGEFRDSAFYHYKTEFNSDGHNGPHIQKFAFLNKKDNRHFIADQEYPAYVDDNTIIYNKSTYNHPPVFVINKDGVERTITGRNFSLDSYFDYHDGKIVYASYRPDLRWSYRDYEEITLVDVQTGQETRITKGTKYFSPSISADGKRIVAVRVTPDGKNELHILDMSGKVLTVIANSQNLFYTYPKFYGDKIIAAVRKADGTMSIAMIDPANGNTEYLLAFSIKPIAFPSVHQDKVYFSATEGKNDGLFALSLTDKKLYRLQNDTTKTNIGNYQPTVSAGKIAWVSFTAYGYQLHQANSSAMQWQAIEGNAIPGTLPDMGITALSKGNASDLLASVQNTTAPVSKYNKAFHLVNFHTLQPNFVDPNYTIALQGENVLNTLQTQLSFNYNSNEGYKEYGLGTVYGALFPYLSAGVDYIVDRKINTTTGNIYYDQLQYYAGIEIPLTLSKGRTSTGLAFGSNLVYSRNFFSGLYNNSRNNRELWYLDNYVSFGTHGRSARKNIYPSLGLNLSADYKTAINGIDANQFLGTGNVYLPGLFTNHSLVITGAYHQRDKYDNGGFSNDFPFARGYSAENLYQISKVSADYHFPIAYPDAGVANAAYLSRIRANIFYDYSYGYDPYVFSRKIDDTFRTAGAQITFDGQLWNFLPYSIAIRYSHLLDDNIFSSSNQHNRIEIVIPISLF
- the hscA gene encoding Fe-S protein assembly chaperone HscA; its protein translation is MAKISINLATGSLQKEEIIVGIDLGTTNSLVAFIDPDKQPKVINDMGKGVLVPSIVHFGPAGEISVGNEAKNFLLTDPQNTIFSVKRLLGRSYHDIEKHKDFFSYKVIDDNSESLVKIKVGDKFYTPIELSGLILKELKERAEHALKTPVNRAVVTVPAYFNDSQRQATRDAGKLAGLDVLRIVNEPTAASLAYGIGLDPSETKTIAVYDLGGGTFDVSILQIQNGIFEVLATNGDTFLGGDDFDRAILDYWIEQNKLDRAALLANRELLQELRLKAEEAKISFSHQSIFNQKVGDIWCTIDKQTFEALILPKVVLTINSCKSALADANLSINQIDEVVMVGGSTRTALVKKMVSEFFGRKLHDEVNPDEVVALGAAIQADVLAGNRSDILLLDVTPLSLGIETMGGLMDVIIPRNTKIPTKAGRQYTTSIDGQVNMKIAVYQGERDLIKENRKLAEFDLKGIPSMPAGFPKVDINFLLNADGILKIQAIELRSGVKQEVEVKPAYGITDDLVEQMLMDSITHAKDDVAQRMLIEARTEGEQMVYTVKNFIEKNTSWLTVSEITDTTKLLNTLKESLTTGDKDIIHKAIDELNEFTRPFAERLMDQAIGTAMRGKSLE
- the kdpA gene encoding potassium-transporting ATPase subunit KdpA; protein product: MNTELTGVIIMYLVTILLAIPLGKYIAKVFNGDKTWLNFMAPLERLIFKISGINTEKEMNWKQHLKALLTINVLWLFYAFFCLMFQAHLPLNPDANPNQTPDLAFNTAISFITNTNLQDYSGESGATYYTQLFVFTFLHFVSAATGIAAMMVVFKAMKDKVTDKLGNFWDFFIKSITRLLLPISIVVAVILAFNGTPTSYAGKQTLITLQGDTAHVSRGPAAGMIAIKQVGTNGGGWFGANSAHPLENPNYLTNMVENISIILIPIALVFALGFYLNRKKLSWVIYGVMTAGFLIMLIPSINAEVSGSPALAHMGISQPGGAMEGKETRFGPAASAYWGICTTVTSNGSVNAMHDSMMPISGMSQMFDMMINAFYGGVGVGYLNFYIFIIIAVFISGLMVGRTPEFMGRKIEAREMKIASLIALLHPFLILVGTAAASYALVHFPNIDWAEKPSAWLANPSFHGFSEMLYQFTSSSANNGSGYEGLGDNSIFWNVGAGIVMFIGRFLPIIGPVAIAGLLANKKFIPQSAGTLKSDSVTFGIMIFAVIFIVAALSFFPALALGPIAEHVSIK
- a CDS encoding GNAT family N-acetyltransferase; the encoded protein is MLNLKFSTFPQLTTQRLILRQLRPTDAPQIHELRANPEVNRYIDRPASTGVADALAFIQKIITLTQNGHSFYWAITLKSEDLLIGTLCFWNIDEANQSIELGYELLPDYQGKGIITEAITEVLQFGFTQVGAKAIMAFPSANNARSVAVLQKLGFELSDGSYDNSHDGVDNMLTYILTLEKAGLKNPTKT
- a CDS encoding HAMP domain-containing sensor histidine kinase, whose translation is MSIKNKLRAGISFLFLLALLCSGLAAYYLQQLSNDSKAILKDNYNTLNYLKNISSELDAPLTPASLKVISTNLTAQEHNITEPGEKQLTSSLRSLYNSYQLSANNPVQAAQLAVKMRNTINTIMTINMDAIRLKDAKASDTAKHALIIIALIGSFCFLISFSFMVNFPGYIATPIRELTQSILQIANKNYSKRLVFNSKDEYGELADAFNQMAKKLSEYETSNLANVLFEKRRIETIINSMHDALIGVDDKQTIIFANDVACNLIGLPKDKLINEFAPHIAEENDLLRNILVTDNRKMKIFADGQESYFTKEVLDVTNDARFIGKVIILKNITEFQQLDEAKTNFIATISHELKTPISSIKMSLKLLEDDRVGQVNTEQRSLLENIEDDTRRLLHITGELLDMGQLETGKIQLNFGSTHPQNIVDYAVKAVKFIADQRHVTIKVKCDATLPNVRADLDKSTWVLINLLSNAIKYSRENAEVDLTVEKHKKDSIYFSVTDHGQGIEHKYLSRIFDRYFKIPGATTEQTGTGLGLAIAKDFIEAQAGKISVESEMGEGSKFCFWLPIG